The following are encoded in a window of Suncus etruscus isolate mSunEtr1 chromosome 16, mSunEtr1.pri.cur, whole genome shotgun sequence genomic DNA:
- the MFSD10 gene encoding major facilitator superfamily domain-containing protein 10, translating into MTVPVLCPRRVRSAYSAVNLDFTGSDVKVHPRQPILSVPGLRRKIKAEGERGGVGVQLEPKPASSPPIRCGGRQRPSIGPHGALARRGEARGRAASAVGRAARGGDGGWRAGRFGARAVGRAAGAGPSGADARPPRPPAVPQGSATGGAMERGCSPRPPIRPPPPSERRVLAAVFLGLLLDLLAFTLLLPLLPRLLEGHGRAHDPLYGSWHRAVDWLAAAIGMPAQGRYHTVLFGGLVGSVFSGLQFLCAPLTGAVSDRLGRRPVMLLSLTGVAASYGVWVSSRSFAAFLASRVLGGISKGNVSLSTAIVADLGAPAARSRGMVAIGVAFSLGFTLGPMLGASLPAHLAPWLALLLAASDLLFVFCFLPETLPPEKRAPSMALGFQAAADLLSPLALLRFSAVARGQDSTVAQELSSLRRLGLVYFLYLFLFSGLEFTLSFLAHERFQFSSLQQGKMFFFIGLTMAVVQGTYTRGICPGREPRAISQAILLLVPAFLLIGWGRSLPALGLGLLLYSFAAAVVVPCLSSVVASYGSPAQKGTVMGTLRSLGALARTLGPMVAASVYWLAGDRACFTVWSGLFLLPFLILRNLRPSTPAKAQ; encoded by the exons ATGACTGTTCCTGTGCTGTGCCCAAGGCGTGTCAGAAGCGCCTACTCTGCAGTGAACTTGGACTTTACTGGATCGGACGTGAAGGTGCATCCCAGGCAGCCTATACTCTCGGTCCCTGGGCTCAGAAG GAAGATCAAAGCAGAGGGCGAGCGCGGTGGAGTGGGCGTCCAGCTGgagcccaagcctgccagctcGCCCCCAATCCGCTGCGGTGGGCGACAGAGACCCTCCATCGGCCCACACGGCGCCCTGgccaggcgaggcgaggcgag GGGTCGCGCGGCGTCCGCGGTAGGGCGGGCTGCTCGGGGCGGCGACGGCGGCTGGCGAGCCGGGCGGTTCGGGGCTCGGGCCGTGGGGCGGGCGGCGGGCGCGGGGCCTTCCGGGGCTGACGCGAGGCCTCCGCGCCCTCCCGCCGTCCCTCAGGGCAGCGCGACGGGAGGCGCCATGGAGCGGGGCTGCAGCCCGCGCCCGCCCATccgcccgccgccgccgagcGAGCGCCGCGTGCTGGCCGCCGTCTTCCTGGGCCTCCTGCTGGACCTCCTGGCCTTCAccctgctgctgccgctgctgccgCGCCTGCTGGAGGGACACGGCCGCGCCCAC GACCCGCTCTACGGCTCCTGGCACCGCGCCGTGGACTGGCTCGCCGCGGCCATCGGGATGCCCGCCCAGGGCAGGTACCACACCGTGCTCTTCGGAG GGCTCGTCGGCTCCGTCTTCTCCGGCCTGCAGTTCCTCTGCGCGCCGCTCACCGGCGCCGTCTCTGACCGCCTGGGCAGGCGCCCCGTGATGCTGCTGTCGCTG ACAGGAGTGGCCGCGTCCTACGGCGTGTGGGTGTCCTCCCGGAGCTTCGCGGCGTTCCTGGCGTCCCGCGTGCTCGGGGGCATCAGCAAGGGCAACGTCAGCCTCTCCACGGCCATCGTGGCGGACCTGGGCGCCCCCGCGGCCCGCAGCCGAGGCATG GTGGCCATCGGCGTGGCCTTCTCGCTGGGCTTCACGCTGGGCCCCATGCTGGGCGCCTCCCTGCCGGCCCACCTGGCCCCGTGGCTGGCGCTGCTCTTGGCCGCCTCAGACCTGCTCTTCGTCTTCTGCTTCCTGCCGGAGACGCTGCCCCCAGAGAAGCGG GCTCCCTCCATGGCCCTGGGCTTCCAGGCTGCTGCCGACCTGCTCAGCCCCCTGGCCCTGCTGCGCTTCTCAGCCGTGGCTCGCGGTCAGGACTCCACTGTTGCACAGG AGCTCAGCAGCCTGCGGCGCCTGGGCCTCGTCTACTTCCTctacctcttcctcttctccgGCCTGGAGTTCACACTGAGCTTCCTGGCACACGAGCGCTTCCAGTTCAGCAG CCTGCAGCAGGGCAAGATGTTCTTCTTCATTGGCCTCACCATGGCGGTTGTGCAGGGCACCTACACCCGGGGCATCTGTCCTGGCAGGGAGCCGAGAGCCATAAGCCAG GCCATTCTGCTGCTAGTGCCCGCCTTCCTCCTCATTGGCTGGGGTCGTTCCCTGCCTGCGCTGGGCCTGGGGCTGCTGCTCTACTCCTTCG CCGCTGCCGTAGTGGTACCATGCCTGTCCTCAGTGGTCGCCAGCTATG GCTCGCCTGCACAGAAGGGCACAGTCATGGGCACTCTTCGGAGCCTGGGGGCCCTAGCCAGGACACTGGGGCCCATGGTGGCCGCCTCTG TGTACTGGCTGGCCGGGGACCGAGCTTGCTTCACAGTGTGGTCAGGGCTCTTCCTGCTCCCCTTCCTCATCCTTCGGAATCTGAGGCCATCAACTCCAGCCAAAGCCCAGTAG